From the Prochlorococcus marinus CUG1416 genome, the window CTAGCTCAACAACATTGGAGAACAATAAATAATAGATTTTCACCTTACCCAATAAAAGTTTCATTACTCAATAGATTCAAAACCCTTAATGAGAGAAAGGAAATCTATGCAGGTTTAAAAAATAACAAAATTGATTTAGTAGTAGCCACACATCAAATTCTAGGGAAAGAAATTGAAATAAAAAACTTAGGACTACTTGTTATAGATGAAGAACAAAGATTTGGAGTAAGTCAAAAAGAGAAAATTAAAAAAATAAAAACTAACATAGACGTTTTAACTCTCTCGGCAACTCCAATTCCTAGAACTCTTTATATGAGCTTATCTGGGCTGAGACAAATGAGCTTACTAAATACTCCTCCTCCATCAAGAAGATCAATAAAAACATATTTATCTGAAATTGATATGGATGTAATAAGAACTGCCATTAATCAAGAACTTGATAGGGGTGGTCAAATATTTTATGTTCTTCCAAGGATTTCTGATATTGATCAAGCTGTAAACAAATTAAAAAATATGTTTCACAACTTAAAGTTTATTGTTGCTCATGGACAAATGAACGAAACAGAGCTTGAAAATGCAATGATTGCTTTTAATAACGGAGAAGTTGATCTCATGATATGCACAACGATAATTGAAAGTGGATTAGACATTCCTAAAGTAAATACAATTATAATTGAAGATTCTCACAAATTTGGACTATCACAACTTTATCAACTTAGAGGAAGAGTTGGGAGAAGCGGAGTACAAGCTCATGCTTGGTTATTTTATCCAAATATAAATAAAATTAATGACGCTGCAAAACAAAGATTGAAAGCAATAAAAGACTTTTCGGAACTTGGAAGTGGATACCAACTTGCGATGAAAGATATGGAAATAAGAGGAGTAGGAAGTTTACTGGGAGAAGAACAAAGTGGGAAAGTTAATGCTCTTGGATATGATTTATATATAGAAATGCTCCATGAGGCTATTTCAGAAATCTCTGGGCAAGAAATACCAGAAGTTAGTGACACACAAATTGACCTCCAAATAAATGCATTTATACCTGCAACATGGATATTAAACAGAGAAGAGAAGCTTGAGGCTTACAAATCTGCTACTGAATGTTCAAATAATAATGAATTAACTGAATTAGCTTCAGATTGGATTAATAGATATGGAACCTTACCGAAACCTGTTGAGTCCTTGATTATGATAATGAGACTAAAATTGCTTGCTAAAAAATGTGGTTTTAACAAGATCAAACTCAAAAAGCCAAACATCTTAATAGAGACCAAATTAAAAAATTCTACTTTCAAAATTCTTAAAAATTCTTTACCAAGTAATGTTCAAAATAAATTTAATTTTGATGAAAGGGAACAATGCTCCTTAATAACTATAAGAGGTTTAGGCGTTACTGAAGTTCAAAATCAAATTGATCAATTGATGTATTGCTTTGGTTTATTTCTTGAAGAAATAAATAATTTTGATAAGGACCTACTAATTAAAAAAGAATAAATTATTAAATAATTATTTAAAATCCGCGAAAGAGTTTAATTTCGGTTAGGTTTATAAAAATTTTTTCTTAATTCATGGGTGAATATATAGACGTCGGAATACAAACTTCGATTTTACCCTTAACAATAATTTTCTCATCTATTGCTCTTGGATTCTACGCACTATTCGGATTAGAAACAGAAAATGATGACGATGATTCTGATTCAGGTGGCGGGGGATTAATGCAGCCAATTTGAAATTATTTATAACCGATCTGTGTCGTTTTTCTCTTTCCAATCTTAAATAACCTATAAAAAGAGCCCATTAATAAAATAAAAGTAATAATCGAAGAAATAAAAATGAAAATCACCAAAAATATTTCATAAAGATTTGATATGAGCTCAATAATTAAAATAAAAGACTTATTAAAAGTCAAAGGTAGATTTTGAAAAAGCAAATTCTTGTTAGGTATTAAATAATTTATATAAACTAATAAAAGACCCAAAATAAACATAAAGCCAGATTCAGTTAATAGTCTTTTTTTTGATTTTCTTCTTAAAGTAAATTTCTTTTTAAAAATATATTTTTCAGACTTCATATTTAAATTAGGGATTTTCAAATCTGCCATACATCAAATAACAAAGAATAAATTAATAATTATTCTGAAAAGTAATTTCTCTAATAATATCGTGTTTATATTTTGAATGCTAATAGTCTTTATTTTGGATTTTTTAGTTCATTTTTTTCTTTATCTTCAACAGGATTATAAAAATAAATAAAAGTAGAGGAGAATAGAATTAAAGAACAGATTGCAATAAATGGCGGCAAAATGAAATTGAAAAATTTAACCTTGTTATTTAACCCAAATTTCACCTTTTTAGGAATATTATTAGATAAACCAGTTTTTTTTATTCTAACTTTTGATGATTCATTTAACTGATCGAAACAATTTATGATGTCGGTTAACAATGAATTACCAATCTTAAAAATTAATGGCTTTACATTTGGTTTAGAGCTCTTGAGAACAATATTATGTATGTTGAGATTGTCAGCTTTTATATCTATTAATTTAGACTCATATAATGGTATTTCGTTTTTGATTAAAAGATTTGAATAAATATAAAAAGCATCCATAATAGGCCCTAAATGTTCAATTTTGCCTTCAATAAGTGGTTTATCAATTATGGTTAATTTCCATTGTGAAATTATTGATATTTGATCTTTATTTTCATTATTTGAATAATCTGGCAATCCGATTATTTCTAGACTCACCGAAGATTGATGAAATAGTAATTTATTTTGTATCATATTAAAAATCGAATAACAAATTCTTTAACTTTTCATAACCCTGATTTGAAATACAAAGAGATAACGTAAGCAATAACGTTATAACAATTTCATTATTTTCAGTTTGATTTAAAAGCTTTTTCACTCTCATAGAATCTAAGTTAAATCTCTCTTTAATCAACTCTATAAATCTCTTATTAAAATCATTCCAGATAACTGAATTCTTTTCAAAATTTTCTTTAGATTGAAGTATCTCTCTGATATAAGGATATAAATATCTAGAGAGTTCAACAGTAATTTTAATTAAGGCATCAAATTCATCTAGTTTAATATTATTATTCACATAGGATTTTCTCAATGGATTATTATTCCTTAGTTTCCAGATAGTAACTTTATTTGGAAAAACATCATTTAAATTAAGTCTATTTGATATGGCGTAAAGGGATTGAATACCATTTAAATCAATAGTCTCTAGGATTAATAATAATAAATCAAGCTTCTCTATAGATTGCCTTGATACCTTATTTCCTTTTGTTAAAACTGTAATTGTTCTTGATTAATCTATATGTAAATTATAACAGAATTATTATTCCATTTTTTGAAATAAAAATGAATATAACTTATCAAGTTCTTCAATAGTTAGCATTCCATAGCTCCATAATAAGATTGGTAATGGAGTTTTATTTTTTATAGACAATTTCAAAGCAAGTTCAATAGAAGACTCCTCTAAACCTACTTCATTAAATAAATAAATTATCATCTCTTTGTATAAAAAATTATTCATGAGTTTTATTTAATTCTTGAATAAATCAGAGATTTAGTCATTTGATTAATGACTATTTTTCTTATAAATAGAAAATTATTTAAAAGTAAAAATGATAATTTTCTTATTGGAAATAAAAAAAGATTTCTATTTGCAAAAATTGTTATCAATGTGTCAGTTATGAAAAAAGTAAAAATAATATCTAAAATCCTTCTTGAAAAATACTTAAATTTGAATAAGATCAAATGCATTTTAGTAATAGAAATGTTTTCATTAAAAAGATCAAAAATAGTATTAACATCTCTCCAACAAGTATTAAGACCCTGACCACCCACAGGATGAAATGTATGAAATGCATCACCTACAAAAACTAATTTTTTAAAATTTAAAACGGGTAAATTCAAGGATAATGAAACAGGAAATATATTCAATTCACCAATTATTTGATCCAACTTAAATTCATCAGGCAGGATAGTTGATAAATTATCCAACAAAAAATTCTTATCAGAATTTAACCTTTCAATAGACTTTAATGTACTGGAAGTCCAAATTACTTGATATATGTTTTTCCCTAAAGGTAATAATGCAAGCGGGCCTTCTTTTCTAAAAATTTCATAAGCACGATTTTCACAATTACCTCTAATAGAAACCTTAAACGTTAAACAAGATTGATTATAAGATTTTTTTATATCTATAAAATCTAACAATTTTTTATCAAGTGAATTTGCTCCGGTAGAAAAGAATTGATAATCAAATAATATTTTTTTACGTAACAATTTTTGTGGCTTAATAAAAAAAATATTTTTATAGTTATCGATCTTTTGAAAAAATACATTCATAAGATCTGAATGTTTAACTACCCATCCAATATTTTCAGCAAAAATTATATCATCATCTAAATCAGAAATTGATAAGTTCGTAATAGCAGATGTTACGCTGTCTGATATTGAAAGGGTATCAAAGCCATATAAATATGGTTCTAATTTTTCCCAAAGTCCGAATTTAGATAAGATTTTTCTTGTTGAGTGAGTAATTGCATAAGTTTTATCTTTATCAATTAATCTTTCTTTTGTTAATAAATCAGTTAAAAAAATATTGCAATCAAATTTTGAAAGTGCAATTGAAAGTAATAAACCTGTTGGACCAGAGCCAACAATTTTAAAATTGAATGTATTTTTCATTAGATAATATAAATATCATCTATCTATTCAGATAAATATAGCAAATTTCCTCAAATGCTGGTCTTAATAAATAGGGGTACTCACCAACCCATAAGTTAATTTCTGGCAACCAAGCATCGGTCAAATAAAAATCTCTATCAAAATTACGGTTATTAGATGTTAATAAACATCTAATACTCGAACCAACTCTAATTTGACTGTGCTTATTTTCCATAGGGAAACTTAACTTTTCTAAATAGCCATATTCATCTTCTAATTCAAGAACTAGCCACGTCCTTTTATTTTCGATTAATTCTAATCGACCTTGCCTATTAGATTGTTCTCTGGAACTTTCAATCTTTTCTGTTTTATAGATATCTGATACGTAACCATCAAAAATAGAAAAAAATTTATATTTTCTTATCTTCAAATTTTTTCTACTTGATTCAAGAATAGGACCCCAAATGATGTACAAAAAGAAAGCCACGCAAAGTAATAACCAAAAATTATTTGTTTGATCTCCAGTTGAACTTATAATTAACGAGATAAATCCTCCAATTGAGGAAATTATTACTCTTTGAAGAATTTTCCTTGGATTACCTAAAGTGTATTTAAATTGCCCTCCAGTACCTACAGCTGGAATAAGTTTTGATATTTGATTTGAATTAATTGGAATTAACATTTTAAAAAATCAATTTTTCAAGTCCATAAACTAATGATTCATAATTACCAATTTTTTTAATAGCTTGTAAAACACCGGGCATGTAAGCCTTTCTATCAATAGTGTCATGCTTAATTGTATAAGTTTCCCCAGGGGATCCCATAATTACTAACTGATGGGCTAATAATCCTGGTAATCTTACCGAATGTATATTTATTCCTGAATCTCTGAGTCCTCCTCGCACACCCTTCAATGACTCAGTCTCTTTAACTATATTCTGATTAAATTTCTTAGGATATTCTTCAATCATTTCTGCAGTTTTTATACAGGTTCCGCTAGGAGAATCTGCTTTTTGATTATGATGCATCTCGATTAATTCAATATTGTCATAAAATTTTGCAGCCACAGATGCTGCCTGTTGAAGGAGAACCATGCCAACTGAAAAGTTTGGAATTATCGCACAACCAATAGAGGCTTTCTGTGCAAAAACAGACAAATCATTTATTTGCGAAGGAGTAAGACCTGTAGTTCCCACTACTGGTGAAATCCCATATGCGATAGCTGATCTAGTATTTTCATAAACAGAATTAGGATGAGTAAAATCAACTAAAACAGGTTTAATTTTTTCATTTCTGTAATTTTGACTAACCGAACATAAAGTTCCCTCAAAATCAGTTGAGACAAAAACATCACAATTTTTTACTTTTAATAATTCAGAAATATATGACCCATTGTTCTTTTCGTTTATGTCAATTGCTGCAACAAGTTCACAATCTGTAGAATTTAATACAGTGTTAACAACTTCACGTCCCATCCTGCCTAAAGCTCCGGATACAAGTACTGGTATAGTTTTTTTAGAATTTTCAATCATTTTTTAAAAAATTTTTTTTTTAAGGGTTGTTACACGCTATTTATATTGCACACAATAACGTCTTTTCATTCGTAGGCTGGTAGTAATACTTAAAGAAAATCAATGTTTACGCAGGTCCGCTCAGCAAACCGCAGAGTATCTCCTGTTGAGGATAACAAACACAAAGTTGTAATAAAAGCAGTTTATGTTGTCCTTGAGCCACAATACCAAAATTCCTTAACGGAAGCTGCAAAGTCAATAAATGAAATGAATGGCCCAATAGGTATAGACCTTAGCGGGTATCTTATCGAAGAACTTAGAAATGAAAGTAATTTTGCAGATTTTAAAGCTGACATAGCAAAAGCAGATATATTTGTAGCTTCACTAATTTTTATCGAAGATCTTGCGCAAAAAGTTGTTGATGCAGTTTCTCCATACAAAGACAAACTTAAAGCATCAATTATCTTTCCTTCGATGCCAGAGGTAATGAGATTAAATAAGTTAGGTTCATTTAGTATGGCTCAACTTGGTCAATCTAAAAGTATTATTGGAGATTTAATAAAAAAGAAAAAAGAATCTGATGGAGCAAGCTTCCAAGATTCAATGTTGAAATTATTAAATACACTACCATCAATACTTAAATATCTACCAGTAGAAAAAGCTCAAGATGCGAGAACATTCATTCTAAGTTTTCAGTACTGGTTAGGTGGTACCACTGAGAACTTAAAAAACTTCTTATTAATGATCTCTGAAAAATATGCAGTTTCAGAGAACATAAAAGATCAAATAGAAGAATTCAAAATACAAGACCCTGAAACCTTCCCAGATTTAGGAATTTGGCACCCTTTAGCTCCTTGTATGTTTGAAAGTCTTAAAGAATTTCAAAATTGGGAAAATAACAGAAAAGATATAAAACCTAAAGATGACTCAACCCCAACAATAGGATTAGTGCTTCAAAGGAGTCATATAGTCACTGGAGATGATGCTCATTACGTTGCTGTTATTCAAGAGTTGGAATATAGAGGAGCAAGAGTACTTCCTATCTTCTGTGGAGGTCTAGATTTTTCTAAGCCAGTCAACGAATTTTATTTTGATGCTCTCAATAAAGATATACCTATTGTTGATGGAGTTGTATCATTAACAGGATTTGCACTAGTTGGTGGTCCAGCAAGACAAGATCATCCGAAGGCTATTGAGGCTCTAAAAAGACTAAACAGACCTTATATGGTTGCACTGCCATTAGTTTTTCAAACCACTCAAGAATGGGAAGATAGCGACTTAGGATTACACCCTGTTCAGGTAGCACTTCAAATAGCAATTCCGGAGCTGGATGGTGCAATTGAACCTATCATTCTTTCAGGTCGTGACGATGCTACAGGTAAGGCACATACACTCCAAGATAGAGTAGATGTAATCGCTGAAAGAGCTATAAAATGGTCAACCTTACGTGTAAAGAAAAGAAAGGATAAGAAATTAGCTATTACAGTATTTAGTTTTCCACCAGACAAAGGAAATGTCGGTACAGCGGCATATTTGAATGTTTTCGGTTCAATTTACAGAGTACTTCTTGAAATGAAATCTAAAGGATATCAAATAGATGGACTTCCAAGTAATTCAAAAGAATTAATGGAAAAAGTAATTAACAACCCTGAAGCAATGGATGGTTCTCCTGAATTAAATATTGCTCATAAGATGTCAGTAAAAGAATACGAAGAATTTACACCATATTCACAAAGACTTGAAGAAAATTGGGGTAAACCACCTGGAAATCTAAATAGTGATGGACAGAATCTACTTATATATGGAAAACATTTTGGAAATGTTTTTATAGGGGTACAACCTACATTCGGTTATGAAGGTGATCCAATGAGATTACTTTATTCAAGAAGTGCTAGTCCTCATCATGGTTTTGCTGCTTATTACACTTATGTAGAAAAAATCTGGGCTGCTGATGCCGTTCTACATTTTGGAACTCACGGTTCACTTGAATTTATGCCCGGTAAACAGATGGGTATGAGTGAAACATGCTATCCAGATTCTCTTATTGGATCATTGCCTAATTTGTATTATTATGCAGCGAATAATCCTTCTGAAGCTACAATCGCAAAGAGAAGAGGGTACGCTTCAACTATTAGTTATTTGACTCCTCCAGCAGAAAATGCTGGGCTCTACAAAGGACTTAAAGAACTAAGTGAACTTGTTGGTTCTTATCAACAACTAAGAGAAAATAGTAGGGGTATTCAAATAGTTAATGCAATCGTTGAGACGTCTAAACAATGTAATCTTGATAAAGATGTTGAGCTCCCTTCAAAAAACGTAGAAGAACTCTCTCTAGATGAAAGAGATCTATTTGTTGGCAATATCTATAAACAGTTAATGGAAATAGAAAGTAGATTATTACCCTGTGGTCTTCATACCATCGGAGAAGCTCCAACTGCTGAAGAAGCTGTAGCAACTCTTGTAAATATTGCATCATTAGAAAGAGAACAAGAGGGATTAAGATCTTTACCGGGACTACTGGCAGAATCCATGGATCTGACTATTGACCAAATATATGATGGCAATAACAAAGGTGAACTCAAATTTGTAGAATTAAATGAAAAAATAATAAAGACAGCAAGAGAATCAATATTCGCAATGGTTAACTCCTTAAAAATTATTAATGGTAGAGTTTATTTAGAAAAATCAATTCTTTCTAAACTTTTTGAATTTCTTAAAGTATTTGGCCTAAATCTACCCACTCCATGGTTAAGAGTTTGTAGATTAAATGGATTTAATGATGTCAATCAGAAAGAAATAAATAAATTATTTGATTATTTACTTTTCTGCTTGGAACAGGTCTGTGCAGACAAAGAAAT encodes:
- a CDS encoding DUF4335 domain-containing protein, giving the protein MSLEIIGLPDYSNNENKDQISIISQWKLTIIDKPLIEGKIEHLGPIMDAFYIYSNLLIKNEIPLYESKLIDIKADNLNIHNIVLKSSKPNVKPLIFKIGNSLLTDIINCFDQLNESSKVRIKKTGLSNNIPKKVKFGLNNKVKFFNFILPPFIAICSLILFSSTFIYFYNPVEDKEKNELKNPK
- a CDS encoding DUF3038 domain-containing protein, translating into MTVLTKGNKVSRQSIEKLDLLLLILETIDLNGIQSLYAISNRLNLNDVFPNKVTIWKLRNNNPLRKSYVNNNIKLDEFDALIKITVELSRYLYPYIREILQSKENFEKNSVIWNDFNKRFIELIKERFNLDSMRVKKLLNQTENNEIVITLLLTLSLCISNQGYEKLKNLLFDF
- a CDS encoding DUF2949 domain-containing protein; translated protein: MNNFLYKEMIIYLFNEVGLEESSIELALKLSIKNKTPLPILLWSYGMLTIEELDKLYSFLFQKME
- a CDS encoding FAD-dependent monooxygenase is translated as MKNTFNFKIVGSGPTGLLLSIALSKFDCNIFLTDLLTKERLIDKDKTYAITHSTRKILSKFGLWEKLEPYLYGFDTLSISDSVTSAITNLSISDLDDDIIFAENIGWVVKHSDLMNVFFQKIDNYKNIFFIKPQKLLRKKILFDYQFFSTGANSLDKKLLDFIDIKKSYNQSCLTFKVSIRGNCENRAYEIFRKEGPLALLPLGKNIYQVIWTSSTLKSIERLNSDKNFLLDNLSTILPDEFKLDQIIGELNIFPVSLSLNLPVLNFKKLVFVGDAFHTFHPVGGQGLNTCWRDVNTIFDLFNENISITKMHLILFKFKYFSRRILDIIFTFFITDTLITIFANRNLFLFPIRKLSFLLLNNFLFIRKIVINQMTKSLIYSRIK
- the dapB gene encoding 4-hydroxy-tetrahydrodipicolinate reductase: MIENSKKTIPVLVSGALGRMGREVVNTVLNSTDCELVAAIDINEKNNGSYISELLKVKNCDVFVSTDFEGTLCSVSQNYRNEKIKPVLVDFTHPNSVYENTRSAIAYGISPVVGTTGLTPSQINDLSVFAQKASIGCAIIPNFSVGMVLLQQAASVAAKFYDNIELIEMHHNQKADSPSGTCIKTAEMIEEYPKKFNQNIVKETESLKGVRGGLRDSGINIHSVRLPGLLAHQLVIMGSPGETYTIKHDTIDRKAYMPGVLQAIKKIGNYESLVYGLEKLIF
- a CDS encoding magnesium chelatase subunit H; this translates as MFTQVRSANRRVSPVEDNKHKVVIKAVYVVLEPQYQNSLTEAAKSINEMNGPIGIDLSGYLIEELRNESNFADFKADIAKADIFVASLIFIEDLAQKVVDAVSPYKDKLKASIIFPSMPEVMRLNKLGSFSMAQLGQSKSIIGDLIKKKKESDGASFQDSMLKLLNTLPSILKYLPVEKAQDARTFILSFQYWLGGTTENLKNFLLMISEKYAVSENIKDQIEEFKIQDPETFPDLGIWHPLAPCMFESLKEFQNWENNRKDIKPKDDSTPTIGLVLQRSHIVTGDDAHYVAVIQELEYRGARVLPIFCGGLDFSKPVNEFYFDALNKDIPIVDGVVSLTGFALVGGPARQDHPKAIEALKRLNRPYMVALPLVFQTTQEWEDSDLGLHPVQVALQIAIPELDGAIEPIILSGRDDATGKAHTLQDRVDVIAERAIKWSTLRVKKRKDKKLAITVFSFPPDKGNVGTAAYLNVFGSIYRVLLEMKSKGYQIDGLPSNSKELMEKVINNPEAMDGSPELNIAHKMSVKEYEEFTPYSQRLEENWGKPPGNLNSDGQNLLIYGKHFGNVFIGVQPTFGYEGDPMRLLYSRSASPHHGFAAYYTYVEKIWAADAVLHFGTHGSLEFMPGKQMGMSETCYPDSLIGSLPNLYYYAANNPSEATIAKRRGYASTISYLTPPAENAGLYKGLKELSELVGSYQQLRENSRGIQIVNAIVETSKQCNLDKDVELPSKNVEELSLDERDLFVGNIYKQLMEIESRLLPCGLHTIGEAPTAEEAVATLVNIASLEREQEGLRSLPGLLAESMDLTIDQIYDGNNKGELKFVELNEKIIKTARESIFAMVNSLKIINGRVYLEKSILSKLFEFLKVFGLNLPTPWLRVCRLNGFNDVNQKEINKLFDYLLFCLEQVCADKEMDSLIKALDGNYVLPGPGGDPIRNPGVLPSGKNIHALDPQSIPTTAAVAAAKSVVDKLIERQKEEQGTWPETIACVLWGTDNIKTYGESLAQILWFVGVKPKPDSVGRINKLELIPLEELGRPRIDVVVNCSGVFRDLFINQMALIDQAVKLAAEADEPLESNFVRKHSLEQAEKEGTSIREASARVFSNASGSYSSNVNLAVENSTWEEENELQEMYLSRKTYAFNADNPGEMNQKRDVFESVMKTADVTFQNLDSSEISLTDVSHYFDSDPTKLIKTLRDDGKEPSSYIADTTTSNAQVRTLGETIRLDSRTKLLNPKWYEGMLKSGYEGVRELSNRLNYTLGWSATSGQVDNFVYEETNETFINDEEMRKRLMDLNPNSFRRIVGTLLEVNGRGYWETSDENIEQLKELYQEVEDKIEGVKE